A genome region from Oenanthe melanoleuca isolate GR-GAL-2019-014 chromosome 2, OMel1.0, whole genome shotgun sequence includes the following:
- the NSUN2 gene encoding RNA cytosine C(5)-methyltransferase NSUN2, whose amino-acid sequence MGRRARDRRRQQQQQRQERPERSGGGGDQAGWAGGYPEIVKENELFERYYRELGIVPAGEWDAFMAALREPLPATLRITGYRSHAKEILHCLKEKYFRELQDLEVDGQKVEMPQSLSWYPEELAWHTNLSRKILRKSPQLEKFHQFLVSETECGNISRQEAVSMIPPLLLNVSPHHKILDMCAAPGSKTAQLIEMLHADMNVPFPNGFVIANDVDNKRCYLLVHQAKRLNSPCIMVVNHDASSIPNLQIDVDGRKEVLFYDRILCDVPCSGDGTMRKNIDVWKKWTTQNSLQLHGLQLRIATRGVEQLAEGGRMVYSTCSLNPIENEAVIASLLEKSQGALELADVSSELPGLKRMPGITKWKVMLKDGQWFEEWKDVPSNRQTQIRPTMFPLKDEEKLKAMNLERCLRILPHHQNTGGFFVAVLIKKSPMPWNKRQPKVHQKLPQRTGDTEVTAANSGNGSDCIIEEPKLAENEESKKMQELQNLDTEQSKKEGVCGPPPSKKMKLFGFKEDPFVFLPEDDPLFHPIQKFYALDPSFPKMNLLTRTQEGKKRQLYMVSKELRNVLLNNSEKMKVINTGIKVWSRNSDGEQFGCAFRLAQEGIYTLYPFIHARIINVCIEDVKILLTQENPFLSKFSSETQKKVKDMAMGSIVLKYDPDPEKPHDLQCPIVLCGWQGKTSLRAFVPKNERLHYLRMMGVEVFKAKRKEEELETKTEEEVQHRLVQTEEGMDVEDKEHDLVTKMEAEIGEESSQSPVESSAMEIENKIEDLDQSNKNANTHVSQEGKDTDASNVKD is encoded by the exons ATGGGCCGCAGGGCGCGGGACCgccggcggcagcagcagcagcagcggcaggaGAGGCcggagcggagcggcggcggcggggaccAGGCG GGCTGGGCCGGCGGCTACCCCGAGATCGTGAAGGAGAACGAGCTGTTCGAGCGGTACTACCGGGAGCTGGGCATCGTGCCCGCCGGAGAGTGGGACGCGTTCATGGCGGCGCTGCGGGAGCCGCTGCCCGCCACGCTGCGCATCACCGGCTACCGCAG CCACGCCAAAGAGATCCTCCACTGCTTGAAGGAAAAGTACTTCCGAGAGCTGCAGGACCTGGAGGTGGATGGCCAGAAAGTCGAGATGCCGCAGTCGCTGAGCTG GTACCCTGAAGAGTTAGCCTGGCACACTAACTTGAGTAGAAAAATCTTACGCAAGTCCCCACAGCTGGAAAAGTTTCATCAGTTTCTGGTTAGCGAGACAGAATGT ggAAATATCAGCCGTCAGGAAGCTGTTAGTATGATCCCACCTCTGCTGCTTAATGTTAGCCCTCATCATAAG ATCCTAGATatgtgtgctgctcctggatctAAGACTGCACAGCTCATTGAAATGTTGCATGCAGACATGAATGTTCCTTTTCCCA ATGGTTTTGTAATTGCCAATGATGTTGACAACAAGCGCTGCTATTTACTGGTTCATCAGGCTAAGAGATTAAACAGTCCATGCATCATGGTGGTAAATCACGATGCCTCCAGCATTCCTAATCTGCAGATAGATGTTGATGGAAGAAAAGAGGTCCTCTTCTATGACAGAATTTTATGTGATGTCCCCTGCAG TGGAGATGGAACCATGAGGAAAAACATCGATGTGTGGAAGAAGTGGACAACACAAAACAGTTTGCAGCTCCATGG ATTGCAGTTGAGAATTGCAACCCGTGGTGTTGAACAGCTGGCAGAAGGCGGGAGAATGGTGTATTCCACATGTTCCTTGAATCCCATCGAAAATGAAGCTGTGATCGCATCTCTGCTGGAAAAGAGTCAAG GTGCCTTAGAACTTGCTGATGTCTCTTCTGAGTTACCAGGTTTGAAGAGGATGCCAGGAATTACAAAATGGAAG GTGATGCTGAAGGATGGACAGTGGTTTGAGGAGTGGAAAGATGTGCCTTCAAACAGACAAACACAAATACGTCCTACTATGTTTCCACTGAAAGATGAAGAGAAGCTAAAGGCAATGAATCTGGAGCGCTG TCTTAGGATATTGCCACATCACCAGAACACAGGTGGCTTCTTTGTGGCTGTCTTAATAAAAAAGTCTCCAATGCCGTGGAATAAACGTCAGCCTAAG GTTCATCAGAAATTACCACAAAGAACAGGAGATACTGAAGTGACAGCAGCTAATTCAGGTAATGGTTCTGACTGTATTATTGAAGAACCAAAACTTGCTGAAAATGAAGAATCTAAGAAAATGCAAGAGTTGCAGAATTTGGACACTGAGCAGAGTAAAAAGGAAGGAGTATGCGG aCCACCACCATCtaaaaaaatgaagctgtttGGTTTTAAAGAAGACCCTTTTGTGTTTCTCCCTGAAGATGATCCATTGTTCCATCCTATCca GAAGTTTTACGCATTGGACCCATCATTTCCCAAGATGAATTTACTGACTCGAactcaagaaggaaaaaagaggcagCTGTACATGGTTTCTAAGGAGCTAAGGAATGTGCTCCTGAACAATAGTGAGAAGATGAAG GTTATCAACACAGGGATAAAAGTCTGGTCTCGCAACAGTGATGGTGAACAGTTTGGATGTGCATTCAGATTAGCACAAGAG GGAATTTATACTCTGTACCCATTCATTCATGCAAGGATTATAAATGTCTGCATAGAAGATGTCAAAATTCTGCTAACCCAGGAAAATCCATTCTTAAGTAAATTTAGCAGTGAAACACAGAAGAAAGTCAAAGATATGG CAATGGGAAGTATAGTTCTGAAGTACGACCCAGACCCTGA AAAACCTCATGATCTTCAGTGTCCAATAGTGCTGTGTGGCTGGCAAGGGAAGACCTCACTGCGTGCCTTTGTGCCCAAGAATGAGAGACTTCATTACCTGAGGATGATGGGAGTTGAAGTGTTtaaagcaaagaggaaagaggaggaatTGGAAACCAAAACAGAGGAAGAAGTTCAACACAGACTGGTGCAAACAGAGGAAGGAATGGATGTGGAAGATAAAGAACATGATTTAGTCACAAAAATGGAAGCAGAAATAGGTGAAGAGTCTTCTCAGAGTCCTGTGGAAAGCAGTGCtatggaaatagaaaataaaattgaggaTTTAGATCAATCTAATAAAAATGCCAACACTCATGTAAGCCAGGAAGGCAAAGACACGGATGCAAGTAATGTGAAAGATTAG